The following are from one region of the Vibrio hyugaensis genome:
- a CDS encoding DUF4365 and DUF1817 domain-containing protein encodes MKISVYFDSHFVADSFGGSMLGPKYSPSAKKGEIGVHLVSSVLLESLDWLLERTPQECDFGIDGQVHVIDSNRTVTGQTFAVQIKYGDSFLKEETRWGYTYRGEMKHLNYLMNYPLPIFILLCDPKSGDIYWEMFDASKTNRTRSAWKMTIPKTQQLASSKEAILSLLPPAKDYSEELENYWLINKVVTELTDDLHIVIAKEWVESADISHVITQFERLKVSKEMAFEKQGKVELSFFGYDTDPRELHEIQEVVHFCHALVERVPLFFFCNPNTHGFKAIVLCVCNAQRVGVSPSPVRIDNNAMRYFMHLQHMRLNEISNWLGLSELENKDICMPIYDVLEGRSTPVT; translated from the coding sequence TTGAAAATAAGTGTATATTTCGATAGTCACTTTGTTGCTGATAGTTTTGGAGGAAGTATGTTAGGGCCTAAATATTCGCCATCGGCTAAGAAAGGGGAAATAGGTGTTCATCTTGTATCAAGTGTATTACTTGAAAGCTTAGATTGGTTACTTGAGCGTACACCGCAAGAATGTGATTTCGGGATAGATGGGCAGGTTCATGTCATTGACAGTAATCGAACTGTCACAGGACAAACTTTCGCAGTTCAGATCAAGTACGGAGATTCATTTCTCAAAGAAGAAACGCGTTGGGGGTATACCTATAGAGGTGAAATGAAGCATCTCAATTATCTTATGAACTATCCTTTACCGATTTTCATATTGCTATGTGATCCTAAGTCAGGTGATATCTATTGGGAGATGTTTGATGCATCTAAAACGAATAGAACAAGGTCTGCTTGGAAAATGACAATACCAAAAACTCAGCAACTAGCTAGTAGTAAAGAGGCCATTCTATCCCTCCTGCCTCCTGCCAAAGATTATAGTGAAGAACTAGAGAATTATTGGCTTATAAATAAAGTTGTAACGGAGCTAACGGATGACCTGCACATTGTGATAGCTAAGGAATGGGTTGAGTCTGCTGATATTTCTCATGTAATAACCCAATTTGAACGTTTGAAAGTTTCAAAGGAAATGGCATTTGAGAAGCAAGGGAAAGTGGAGCTATCATTTTTTGGTTATGATACTGACCCTCGTGAGTTGCACGAAATTCAAGAAGTTGTTCATTTTTGTCATGCACTTGTTGAAAGAGTTCCGTTATTTTTCTTCTGTAACCCAAATACACATGGTTTTAAAGCCATAGTCCTGTGCGTTTGTAACGCGCAAAGAGTTGGGGTTAGTCCATCACCTGTAAGAATAGATAACAACGCTATGCGTTATTTTATGCACTTACAACATATGCGCCTAAATGAAATATCTAACTGGTTAGGGCTTAGTGAGCTAGAAAACAAAGACATATGTATGCCTATTTATGATGTTCTAGAGGGACGAAGTACGCCGGTTACATAA
- a CDS encoding IS1096 element passenger TnpR family protein encodes MYITIKIDLVSGIYAFEDWGCEIEIAQNTSLRELHTIIQSAVGFENDHLYDFFISRREFGSSRETFDDSQYSLDTQLYGLFPLPKGKKLFYWFDFGDDWKFQISKTRSKPKSFVDGVEYPRLVKEIGEKPEQYAESDW; translated from the coding sequence ATGTACATAACAATAAAAATCGACTTAGTTTCGGGTATTTATGCCTTTGAAGACTGGGGCTGCGAAATTGAGATTGCGCAAAACACGTCATTGCGTGAGTTGCACACAATAATTCAGAGTGCCGTTGGCTTTGAAAATGATCATCTCTATGACTTTTTCATATCTCGACGCGAATTCGGGTCCAGCAGAGAGACGTTTGATGATAGTCAGTACTCTCTGGACACTCAATTGTATGGATTATTTCCACTTCCTAAAGGTAAGAAACTTTTTTATTGGTTCGATTTTGGTGATGATTGGAAGTTCCAAATCTCTAAAACACGCAGTAAACCAAAGTCATTCGTTGATGGGGTTGAATATCCAAGGCTTGTAAAAGAAATTGGAGAAAAACCAGAACAGTACGCCGAGTCAGATTGGTAG
- a CDS encoding PIN domain-containing protein, whose product MKALESRFVFVDTSMYQSKNFQFHQYSLGRFNELCSERAINLLMSPVVEQEVRSHLLAQGTDAARHIKEFKKTIKILRNLPDLEQHSIFSELSKETINELLVEKFDSFLDDAVSEVVPVEGASLDKIVNSYFNKVAPFSDKKKDEFPDAIILESLINWAKKNQSEVYVLSTDGDMEQFCQNSGGWLTYVGDLDQFIGRVIITEEKLTDLSSFALEQYKELEKDIESQLEEQISLIEYSSVGYDVDDEVSEVHPSDFSIESVNVIKADREYAEFALDLKFDVEAWHSFADYDRSIWDSEDKKYMFVAQSSRHVRNTVKCNAYVTIDFEDGLAVNAILGDIEIEDSYIELDPNDGEELEFIEHDIFAH is encoded by the coding sequence ATGAAAGCTTTAGAAAGTCGTTTCGTATTTGTTGATACATCAATGTATCAGAGTAAAAATTTTCAGTTTCATCAATATAGCCTTGGTCGTTTTAATGAACTGTGTAGTGAACGTGCTATTAACTTATTAATGAGCCCTGTCGTAGAACAAGAAGTTCGTTCGCACCTTTTAGCTCAAGGGACAGATGCCGCACGGCATATCAAAGAGTTCAAGAAAACGATAAAAATCTTGCGTAATTTACCAGATTTAGAACAACATTCCATTTTTTCTGAATTAAGCAAGGAAACAATTAATGAACTCCTTGTCGAAAAGTTTGATAGCTTTCTTGATGATGCAGTATCAGAGGTAGTGCCTGTAGAAGGTGCTTCTTTAGATAAAATAGTAAATAGTTACTTTAATAAAGTTGCTCCATTTAGCGACAAGAAAAAAGATGAGTTCCCTGATGCTATTATTCTTGAATCATTAATTAATTGGGCAAAGAAAAATCAATCTGAAGTCTATGTGTTAAGTACCGACGGAGATATGGAACAGTTTTGTCAAAATTCTGGTGGTTGGCTAACGTATGTCGGAGATCTTGATCAATTTATAGGGCGAGTAATTATTACTGAGGAGAAATTAACGGATTTATCATCATTTGCTTTAGAGCAATATAAGGAGCTTGAAAAGGATATTGAGTCTCAGTTGGAGGAACAAATTAGTTTAATTGAGTATTCTTCTGTTGGTTATGATGTAGATGATGAAGTATCTGAAGTTCATCCTTCTGACTTTTCGATTGAAAGTGTCAATGTAATCAAAGCAGATCGTGAGTATGCAGAGTTCGCATTAGATCTTAAGTTTGATGTTGAAGCTTGGCATTCATTTGCTGACTATGACCGCTCTATATGGGATTCTGAAGATAAGAAATATATGTTTGTTGCACAATCAAGTCGACATGTTCGTAACACTGTAAAGTGTAATGCTTATGTGACTATTGATTTTGAAGATGGGCTTGCAGTCAATGCTATCTTGGGTGATATCGAAATTGAAGACTCATATATTGAACTTGATCCAAACGATGGTGAAGAGCTGGAGTTTATTGAGCATGATATTTTCGCGCATTAA
- a CDS encoding CcdB family protein, whose protein sequence is MSQFTLYKNNDKSTASAYPYFVDVQSELLDSLNTRLVIPLTPIGLLEKKAPSHLCPTIHIDEGDFVILTQQMASVPTKILTTPVNELSTFRNEIIAAIDFLITGI, encoded by the coding sequence ATGTCTCAATTTACGCTTTATAAAAACAACGATAAGAGCACCGCAAGCGCTTACCCATATTTTGTTGATGTCCAAAGCGAGTTGCTCGATTCACTGAATACTCGCTTGGTCATTCCCTTAACTCCTATCGGGCTGCTAGAGAAAAAAGCCCCTAGCCATCTGTGCCCTACGATCCATATTGATGAAGGTGACTTTGTGATTCTTACTCAACAAATGGCTAGTGTACCAACTAAAATCCTCACGACTCCAGTCAACGAGCTAAGCACGTTTAGAAACGAAATTATCGCCGCTATCGACTTTTTGATTACTGGCATATAA
- a CDS encoding type II toxin-antitoxin system CcdA family antitoxin, with protein sequence MRNTYSTHAPKKATNLSLNSELLAEAKRLNINLSATMEKALEKEVKQQLKAEWLEQNAEAIEACNDLTAKHGLFSDSYRVF encoded by the coding sequence ATGAGAAATACATATAGCACACATGCACCTAAAAAGGCTACAAACCTTAGTCTAAACAGTGAGTTACTTGCCGAAGCTAAGCGCCTAAACATAAACCTATCAGCAACAATGGAAAAGGCTTTGGAAAAAGAAGTAAAACAGCAATTGAAAGCCGAATGGTTAGAACAAAATGCCGAAGCTATTGAAGCTTGTAACGACTTAACTGCAAAACACGGACTATTTTCCGATTCATACCGAGTATTCTAA
- a CDS encoding HNH endonuclease produces MKCVYCCNEIKEEEFAREHVPPKSFFKKGTSSLITIPACRACNNKKSSDDEFVLNILSMSDLISINPQHQFHIDKMLRAVKRPQKVGFIKEVMSSTHTAITPEGSKKAFTFDESKVSGWAGINAQGLLVHEEHIEHCNYKHSTIMLNLLKVELPEEKQLLEQILSFTKSTPSKRVGYSEFEYWIQTQDEGYVVIQCFYQELFFLTMVERCKI; encoded by the coding sequence ATGAAGTGTGTATACTGCTGTAATGAGATTAAAGAAGAGGAGTTTGCGCGTGAGCACGTTCCTCCAAAGTCTTTCTTTAAGAAAGGTACCTCTAGTCTGATCACTATTCCCGCTTGTCGAGCCTGCAATAATAAAAAGTCATCAGATGACGAATTTGTTTTGAATATACTTTCTATGTCGGACCTAATTTCTATCAATCCTCAACATCAATTCCACATAGATAAAATGTTACGGGCAGTTAAGCGCCCGCAGAAAGTGGGTTTTATTAAAGAAGTAATGAGCTCTACTCATACAGCGATAACCCCTGAGGGATCGAAGAAAGCATTTACTTTTGACGAGAGTAAAGTTTCAGGTTGGGCAGGGATAAATGCTCAGGGCTTATTGGTTCATGAGGAGCACATAGAGCATTGTAATTACAAGCACTCTACTATCATGTTGAACCTACTTAAGGTTGAGCTTCCTGAAGAGAAGCAGTTACTTGAACAGATACTTTCATTTACTAAATCGACTCCAAGTAAACGCGTCGGCTATTCGGAGTTTGAGTATTGGATTCAAACTCAAGATGAGGGTTATGTTGTTATTCAATGCTTTTATCAGGAATTGTTCTTTTTAACGATGGTCGAGCGCTGCAAGATTTAG
- a CDS encoding HEPN domain-containing protein: MKIDLRKSPLQMFSRQLVRLKYVQHIQNDLDIETTHKFNSKIRYLNQTYVFHLVAYWQDFVESLVRRKLADITPDCGADPLDDSLPQNVENKLRWFNTPNTKNIDQLLKDTLGLTEATTCWNSEGLSRDEAKERLDGILLSRHQIAHTGVTSKKLSYESNFGDMEFIFQLATHLQKAVDEHIV, encoded by the coding sequence ATGAAAATTGACTTAAGAAAGTCTCCGTTACAAATGTTTAGTCGCCAGTTAGTGCGGTTAAAGTATGTACAACACATACAAAATGATCTGGATATCGAAACAACACATAAATTTAATAGCAAAATTAGATATTTAAACCAAACTTACGTGTTTCATTTGGTTGCGTATTGGCAAGATTTTGTTGAGTCTCTCGTGCGTCGAAAACTAGCGGATATCACGCCAGATTGTGGGGCTGATCCTTTAGATGATTCACTTCCTCAGAATGTCGAAAATAAACTGAGATGGTTTAATACTCCTAATACAAAAAATATTGACCAATTACTTAAAGATACTCTCGGGTTAACGGAGGCTACGACTTGTTGGAATTCTGAAGGTCTTTCACGTGATGAAGCAAAGGAAAGGCTTGATGGGATCTTATTGTCTCGGCATCAAATAGCACATACAGGAGTGACTTCAAAAAAATTGAGCTATGAATCAAACTTTGGAGACATGGAGTTTATTTTTCAGTTAGCTACTCATCTTCAAAAAGCAGTTGATGAGCACATAGTCTAA
- a CDS encoding ricin-type beta-trefoil lectin domain protein: MKKFLTKSAVLLAVISPIAYSADNTNLAEVMLSSPLDDSRGYCLDIAGGKGSNAPVERGLQAHTCYNYTGEILEDQGFEVSLISSGSFKISYFDVCMSASAIEAGASLDLEECKASDNQSFSLKGNGQISPNSNPSLCITVDSENKREGRGGSPVHVMRPVSLQLCDNSESDYQHWIIKSL, encoded by the coding sequence ATGAAAAAGTTTTTGACGAAAAGTGCAGTATTATTAGCTGTGATATCACCTATCGCTTATTCTGCTGACAATACTAATCTTGCGGAAGTTATGTTGTCTTCGCCTTTGGATGACTCACGAGGCTATTGCTTGGATATCGCTGGCGGAAAAGGATCGAATGCACCAGTAGAAAGAGGATTGCAGGCACATACTTGTTATAACTACACCGGTGAAATACTCGAAGATCAAGGCTTTGAGGTTTCTCTAATCTCATCAGGTAGCTTTAAAATTTCATATTTCGACGTTTGTATGTCTGCATCGGCTATCGAGGCAGGAGCTTCACTTGACCTAGAAGAGTGTAAGGCTTCTGACAATCAAAGCTTTTCTTTGAAGGGTAATGGTCAAATTTCTCCTAATAGCAATCCAAGCCTGTGTATTACTGTCGATAGTGAAAATAAAAGAGAGGGTCGTGGTGGCTCACCAGTTCATGTGATGAGACCAGTATCTTTACAGCTATGTGACAATAGTGAAAGTGATTATCAGCACTGGATAATCAAGTCCTTATAA
- a CDS encoding nucleotidyltransferase family protein, which produces MNKQKLKHLIQQVPELIETAEVCQEVGLPNFYIAGGAITQIIWNSIDSKPFLAQVKDFDVVYFDRSNYITEDEFKNRIGSRLSHSVDVDVKNQALIHERYSKKFGCSIQAYERVEQGIDSWLSAFAIGFTLDRLGNIKLFAPYGLDDAFNMLIKPNKKAMTEANYNKMTDGYKARWQRVQVLPWS; this is translated from the coding sequence ATGAATAAACAAAAACTAAAGCATCTCATTCAGCAAGTTCCTGAGTTGATCGAAACAGCTGAAGTGTGCCAGGAAGTAGGGCTGCCAAACTTCTATATCGCAGGCGGTGCTATTACTCAAATCATCTGGAACAGTATCGACAGTAAACCGTTTCTTGCTCAAGTTAAAGACTTCGATGTTGTCTATTTCGACAGATCTAATTATATCACTGAAGATGAGTTCAAAAATCGTATTGGTTCACGGTTGAGTCATAGTGTCGACGTTGATGTAAAAAACCAAGCATTAATACATGAGCGCTATTCTAAGAAGTTTGGTTGTTCCATCCAGGCATACGAGCGAGTTGAACAAGGTATCGATTCTTGGCTTTCTGCCTTTGCTATTGGGTTCACGCTAGATAGATTAGGAAACATTAAATTGTTCGCCCCCTATGGGTTAGATGATGCATTTAATATGTTGATCAAACCTAACAAAAAGGCAATGACAGAAGCTAACTACAACAAAATGACCGATGGCTATAAGGCTAGGTGGCAGAGAGTACAGGTGCTCCCTTGGAGTTGA